Proteins from a genomic interval of Polyodon spathula isolate WHYD16114869_AA chromosome 1, ASM1765450v1, whole genome shotgun sequence:
- the LOC121314457 gene encoding glycerol-3-phosphate acyltransferase 3-like has protein sequence MEDFGKIVFSAFIVWFTLVVGLIMLPAMFGISLGITEVYMKVLVKTLEWATLRIQRGSKEQQKPTTLVSNGIILRDDSSMEKEITDLRKGRSRPQINGEFELSDIFYFSKKGFESIVEDEVTHRFTSEELVSWNLLTRSNNNFQYLSLRISIIWVLGVFIRYCILLPLRVTLATIGLSWLVIGASLVGLLPNSSVKNWLSELVHLMCYRICARGLSATIYYHNKENRPRKGGICVANHTSPIDIVILANDGCYAMVGQVHGGLLGIIQRAIVKACPHVWFERSEMKDRNLVTKRLRNHVADKTKLPILIFPEGTCVNNTSVMMFKKGSFEIGGTIYPVAIKYDPRFGDAFWNSAKYNMVSYLIRMMTSWAIVCNVWYLPSMTRQEEESAVQFANRVKAAIARQGGLVDLSWDGGLKRAKVKDAYKEEQQKSYSKMIVGDDSS, from the exons ATGGAGGACTTTGGGAAAATTGTGTTCAGTGCATTTATAGTGTGGTTTACCCTGGTGGTTGGGCTTATCATGCTGCCTGCGATGTTTGGAATCTCCCTGGGAATAACAGAAGTTTACATGAAGGTTTTAGTGAAGACACTTGAG tgggCCACTTTAAGGATTCAGAGAGGTTCAAAGGAACAGCAGAAACCTACGACTTTAGTTTCTAATG GTATTATCCTAAGAGATGACAGTTCTATGGAGAAGGAGATCACAGACCTGAGGAAGGGCCGGAGCAGACCCCAAATAAATGGAGAATTTGAGTTGAGCGACATCTTCTACTTCAGTAAGAAGGGCTTTGAGTCCATCGTGGAAGACGAGGTCACTCACAGGTTCACCTCTGAGGAGCTGGTCTCCTGGAACCTGCTGACCAGGTCCAACAACAACTTCCAGTACCTCAGCCTGCGCATCTCCATCATCTGGGTGCTGGGGGTCTTCATTCGATACTGcatcctcctccctctcag ggtTACCCTAGCAACGATTGGGTTAAGTTGGCTGGTTATAGGAGCCTCATTGGTAGGACTGTTGCCAAACAGCAG TGTGAAAAACTGGCTAAGTGAGCTTGTCCATCTGATGTGCTACAGAATCTGTGCCAGGGGCCTGTCAGCTACCATCTATTATCACAACAA AGAAAACAGACCAAGGAAAGGTGGTATATGTGTTGCAAACCACACCTCCCCAATAGACATTGTCATTCTGGCCAATGATGGTTGCTATGCTatg GTTGGCCAGGTGCACGGTGGCCTACTGGGAATTATTCAAAGAGCCATAGTGAAGGCCTGTCCACATGTCTGGTTTGAGAGGTCAGAGATGAAGGACCGTAACCTAGTGACAAAACG ACTAAGAAATCATGTTGCAGATAAAACAAAGCTTCCAATATTAATTTTTCCTGAAG GTACTTGTGTAAACAACACATCAGTAATGATGTTTAAGAAGGGAAGCTTTGAAATAGGAGGGACTATATATCCAGTAGCAATCAAG TATGATCCTCGTTTTGGAGATGCTTTTTGGAACAGTGCAAAATACAACATGGTGAGCTACCTAATTAGAATGATGACCAGCTGGGCGATTGTGTGCAACGTTTGGTACCTGCCATCGATGACCAGACAG GAAGAAGAAAGTGCAGTGCAGTTTGCTAACAGAGTGAAGGCAGCCATTGCCAGGCAAGGAGGCTTGGTGGATCTGTCCTG